The Xenopus tropicalis strain Nigerian chromosome 1, UCB_Xtro_10.0, whole genome shotgun sequence DNA segment agtagTGCGGTGCAATTCTCCAATTAAGTAGTCAAATACAGGAAGTGACACGATAGGTGATACCTTGGCAACGGTTATAAACAATTTTATCCACCTACACTCCCTGCATGTGTAACCCTTTGTGCAAACAATTGgaacataatatatacatttataaaaaaagatatagatCATAgtctttgtttaacccttttggtGCCAAAGACTGTAGTTTATGTATCCACCAAACTTCTCTCTGTTTCAATTTGAGTTCCCGATTCCTTCCATATTTTAGGGGCGGAATCCCTTCCAGGACCAtaaatttcaattggtctgctTTATGGCCCATATCCAAAAGATTTTTGGAAATGGGTAATTTGGTGTTCCCCAGATTATTGGAGGATTTATGTTGAGATATGCACGACTTAACCATTTGAGTGGGCTCGCCAATATAGATGAGTCCACAAGGATAAGTCAACGCATAGATTACATATTTAGAGATACAAGTATGGTACCCCCATAATTGGACTTTATGGACTACTTAATTGGAGAATTGCACCTGCACTACTGTCTGCTTTACATTCACTAGTATGCATTAAAAAggtatttgttttgtttggtttGGGACACGTGGTTTAACATTTAGCTTGGGTTTTAGAGCCCCTTTAAATCATATAAGCTGTGATTGAGATAATGGTTAAAACAACAGTGCTTTGACTTTGGAGATGCTAGACTGTCCCTAAAGCTAAGAactatttttttcatctttttttacttccatttttGAGCGCGCTGAGACTTATGTGGTAAATATAAACTTTTACTTTAAAATTTCATTGCAGTGATTTCAACAAGGTCCTCTTTAAGCTTTCTGTCCACAAATGATAAACAATTGATGTTTAgctaatttaaattatttaatttctaATTAATCTCTGATTCTGACAAATTAGCAGAGGTAAGATTATTTCCTCTTGGgtagggatgggcgaaataattcgcacAGAGAATAAATTATCTGCGTGAAAATAAAATTCACTTTGATGCGGGCTGCGCTTTCTCTGACACGCGCGTCGGCTTTTAttgcgtgcgtcaaaagaatgaCGCAAACGTTAAAAAAACTACACACTTGTCCTTGAAAATTTAATATAGTAACGGCTTTAATCCCACATTAACCCTTTTGTGGGTGTGTTTGCTTGTAATGGCATTATGCTTTAAGGAAACATGCTTGCTGTAGGCTGACTTTAAGTAAATATGTAATGGTGCTGCAAAAATACACCTGGCATAGTGACATAGTAGCATGAGAATGTTACACCTTCACTCCTCTTTATGCTGCTTATGAATTTAGATTTGCTGCCATTGTTGCAGCAGTTTGCTGTACAATAATGATGCCATATTGCTTATCACAGCTTGTTGTACAGACTGATTTACATTTTGACATTGGAGATGGTTAGACTGTCCCTAAAgttaggaatattttttttctaattgttttttGTATACTGTTTTAATTTCCATTGCCAATAATTCTGTGATTTTAGGTAAACTGATTCCCCGTGGGTAACTATAGATACATGCTCCAGCTTAGGTTTGCCTTAAACCTTATGAGCTGTGACtttgctgatgatgtcacaatgctttGGAACACACCCTGTACAGCTTGCTTtatgctgatgatgtcacaatgctttGGAACACACCCTGTACAGCTTGCTGGTGATGTCATAATGGTCAACTGACATCTTAAGCAGTTTGCTGTAAACTGTTCTCATTTGTGCTTTGGCTTTGGAGATGGCTCTACTGTCTCTGAAGCTAACagcaatttttttattcttttttgcaATCTATGTTTTAATTTCTATTTCTGAGAGCGCTGAGACTTGTGGTAAGTATTATTTAAAGGGGCTGGGTATACATAATGAACTTTATTAATGTATttgataaatattatatattacataacccctgtaTGTagattaaataacattttagccaattacattttcattagctATATGTAGCTGATTGTTTAATTTAGAATAACCATTTTTCACTTAAAGCATTGCACTGTATTGAATTCTCTCTTTTCCGTAACAGAATGTGGAAAAAGGCCTCTAATAAAGGACAGCCAGCGTAACTCTCGTATAGTTGGAGGAGTAAATTCCCAGCCAGGAGCATGGCCCTGGCTAGTAAGCATCCAGGCTTGGAGAGGTTCTGATTATGGACATTTCTGTGGCGGCACAATCCTGAACAACCAATGGATTTTGACAGCGGCCCACTGTCTCATCGATTACAAAACGTAAGAATTTTAGCTTTAGTTAAACTAATATTGGAGATGGGAAACTTGATAGTgcagtaaataaataattaactTTAACACTTGCTTCACAAAAAATGtgatttggcccagcatgtggGAGGCCAAACTGGTTGCTTGGTGACTTTGTCAAACAAGTGGATCCCAACATGTATTGCCAGCTAAATATATTTAAGCAAGGTTAACCTAGCTAGGGTTTATTAGGAATAATTAAACAATAAGCTGCACTATATAAGTCATAATTGGAAATACATAATTGATGATTTTTATTAATAAGTCATTGTTGATACTTTCAGATACACATTAGAATGCCTACAAATCTTGACAtgcttttctgttctttttcagAACATTTGACACAATTAGAGTTGTAATTGGAGCACGCAAGCTTTCTAAGCTAGGTTCGGAAACCCAGATTCGAAAGGTTAAACAGCTAATACTTCATGAAAAGTATTTGAGAGAAGGAAAACATTCTTATGACATTGGTTTGATTCTGCTGGATGAGCCCATCAAATTTAATGATTACACCCAGCGGGCCTGTTTACCTTCTGCTTCACTAAATGTGGCACAGAAGACCAACTGCTACGTAGCAGGATGGGGTGTTCTCGAAGAAAAAGGTAATTGTCAATTTTTGCCTTATCATTAGTGCatgattttatatatagatattattacTGAATTACAGTTACGAATGTCCCaatcatttttggattcagaCTCCCAAATATGTCTGAAACTGAGCCTGAAACTAAGCCTAATCTGACCCTTAATTTACATATTCAATTTTGAATTTGTATTATTTCCACAAGGTTAACTTTTTcaattccttttctttttcatatttagAGATAGCAGCTGCAGATATCCTGCAAGAAGCTGGTGTGTTTTTCATCAATAAGGAACTTTGCAACAGCAAGGAGTGGTATAATGGCAAAGTATACCCATACAACCTGTGTGCTGGTCATAAGGAAGGCAAGATTGACAGCTGCCAGGTAGGAGGAATATTCCGCATATAAACTATTGTACTTTTCTATGCAAAAACTGTTTAAGGTTGTGTTAATTTGGCTGTTCTTTTTTTCTAGGGTGACAGTGGAGGTCCCCTTATGTGCAAGAGAAAGACATCTAATGATTATATTGTGGTTGGAGTGACAAGCTGGGGAATAGGCTGTGCCCGAAAGCAACGGCCTGGGATTTACATCTCTACCCAGTATTTTAACGAATGGATTGAAAGCAAGATCACCAAGAAAGCAGAGGGCCAAACTAGGCCAAAGAGGTCTTTACTGAAAAAGATCTTTTTTCCTCAACTACCCACTCAGCTACCGACAACACAGAGTCATAAAGTGAAGCTACAACCGACGGATACATTTGAGCTAGAAGCAGCCAATGAACATCTTACAGATACAAATTCAGTTCAGCGTGTCCAGGTAATACCAACAGCTGATCCTGAGCACGTGGACTTGCGCCAATCTATATGGCATAGTTTGACACAGATTTATAGACGCATCACTGCCTATTTACGCAACCTCCTTACTGGACGCAATGGAGGACTGACTTAACTTGGAGTTGCATTTAGATTACAATGATCTCCTGTaaggactatgaagattttcattcatccaggtcatggtatatctagtataagagCATTCTGGACAAGGGATTCTGGACAATTTCCCCTTTCCGAGGAACGTAACTTCATGTACCTGGACCAGGAATGTATAATTACACCACTGACTGCACTTttgattattatttaaataaagctataaaaaaatttCAATGAATTTCATCTTGGCTGTGATTTGTTATTGGGTAACGATCCCTTTTTTTGTTACATGTATTGGAGGCCCTGTGAATTCTTTCAAATCAACAGTCCTACAGTTTTCTAGGTCTAGTgtaaataaattaacattaattTGGCATCTGCAGTGAGAGACAAACCAAAACAGTTGGCTGtacccaggggtgggccaagccgaccaggcccCCATTGTGTAATGACAAGCGGCTGGGGCAACGATAAGGGAGCGtggactaggggaaggcaggaaaggtttctgcctggcaccccccaattgttACACCCTAGGCAGgcatctcttctgcctaccccaagttctgGCCCTGAGAGACCTGAAATATTACCAGGAAACAGTTAGAGAATCAGCGCTTCCTGAGaacaccattatggggacctgGGGCACTTGCTGGGGCCCTACTTGAGAGTGAAACTCTACCCATGCTTGTATATAGGTAAAACAAAAGATTTAATTTTAGCATTATAAATAGTTGGGTGATGTGCAGGTTCAGTCAGCAGGTGGCGACAAGCCCCCCTTACCATAGCTTATATAAAGGAATGTTTTAGGCAGGCACTTTCTACTTTTACATCTTTAGAGAAATAGACACAACAGAGTCAGACCAGGTGGGTACCAGTTCATTGCTAGGATAGACAAAGATGTAGGAGATTCTAACTAGCTTGCTCTAGGAGCGAGAGTTAGACATGACAGCTAGCAAGGACAGCTTGAGTCCCCATGAGGAGGCCACTGCCACTGCTCATACAAGCAAGAACTTGCAAATTCAATCATCACCCTCCATGGGCCTTTGTTCCGTTCCCTCCCTTGAAATAACTCTCTCTGGTCTTGCACCATATACAACTGAGTCTGCTGCTTAACCCATATTCCAACCATGTAACAGTCACGTAGGCACAGTATGGTAAAACTAGAATATTAAACTGCACATATTCAAGCCCAAGCATCGGGAGGTAATTGAAATGGCAATATGATGCTCTAGTTAGTTTTTTTCCCAGGCCAGTAAAGTATTTTTCCAAAAAGGAGCTCTGGCCCAgggaaaaacatatttatttatttaattggtgGGATATCTAAAAATTTGGCACTCCCTAGTGAAATAGATTTTTCTTGACCTTGAAATGGCACTTTATAGTAAGTAAAACTATAGTAAAACAATTTCCTCCACAGGCAGTGGTGGCTAATGGGGTAGAAAATGCCCCAAACAAGCACTATTCTGCCTGTACTGGGAGGCAACTCCGGTTGTGGACAGccatgcagcgccggatttctttaTCGGTTCCACCAAAATTTTCTGTGAGCAAATTTTACTTTTGTCTGGACGGCATGCCAAAAtctatgccaccctaggcccgggcctttgtggccttgccatgGCCTTCAGCCATGTTTGGCCACACACGTGTACATTATGAGTGAGTGTCCAAGTAAGCTAAAAAGCCTGTGCAAAAGCCCTTACCTGTCATTCTTCTCTGCTTCAGGCAGGGAGGACTGAGAAGTTAACTAAAAGTGCGCTAAATGAGGCAAACTTCATATTAAAGAATGGGATGTTTGGCTCAAAAAGTTACTTTTTAGCCTCTGGTAAAATGCCACCTGACACAATGTTCCCACCTTGCCTCATTACAGAAGTTCCTTGATTAAAGAATTGATAGAAAACATTGGGTACAGGTATTACAAAAAAAGGTACAAATTAAAGATGTGAGTGGCAGGGGGACAATGGAGTATGCAAGAAAGTCAAAAGGAATTTGATCTTGAGAAGTGCAATGGCTTAAGAGGAATGGAATAATTTAAGTATCTCCCTTCCATTAGTGGATGGAGCCTGATGGGATATGAAatctaaagtatatatatatatataaaacaacaagAGAAGGCGGCACTcaaaagtttttttcaaaaagtgcaaaaaggtgtattcagttcataataataaaacatcttaCATGTAGCctgcatttctgtagtaattcaGCAACGTTTTCGGGCAAGCCCTGTGCCCTTTTATCAAgctcaaacaaacaaacaaacagtagTGCGGTGCAATTCTCCAATTAAGTAGTCAAATACAGGAAGTGACACGATAGGTGATACCTTGGCAACGGTTATAAACAATTTTATCCACCTACACTCCCTGCATGTGTAACCCTTTGTGCAAACAATTGgaacataatatatacatttataaaaaaagatatagatCATAgtctttgtttaacccttttggtGCCAAAGACTGTAGTTTATGTATCCACCAAACTTCTCTCTGTTTCAATTTGAGTTCCCGATTCCTTCCATATTTTAGGGGCGGAATCCCTTCCAGGACCAtaaatttcaattggtctgctTTATGGCCCATATCCAAAAGATTTTTGGAAATGGGTAATTT contains these protein-coding regions:
- the LOC108645680 gene encoding acrosin, producing MALLSLKLTAIFLFFFAIYVLISISESAETCECGKRPLIKDSQRNSRIVGGVNSQPGAWPWLVSIQAWRGSDYGHFCGGTILNNQWILTAAHCLIDYKTTFDTIRVVIGARKLSKLGSETQIRKVKQLILHEKYLREGKHSYDIGLILLDEPIKFNDYTQRACLPSASLNVAQKTNCYVAGWGVLEEKEIAAADILQEAGVFFINKELCNSKEWYNGKVYPYNLCAGHKEGKIDSCQGDSGGPLMCKRKTSNDYIVVGVTSWGIGCARKQRPGIYISTQYFNEWIESKITKKAEGQTRPKRSLLKKIFFPQLPTQLPTTQSHKVKLQPTDTFELEAANEHLTDTNSVQRVQVIPTADPEHVDLRQSIWHSLTQIYRRITAYLRNLLTGRNGGLT